CTGTCATCAGTACTTGTCTGACTAATTCTCCGTCTTAAAAACACTCCGATTTCATCGGCAATGCTCTGCTCTGATTCATCGGTATGAGGCACCGAATGCATAATAGTCAACGCCAGATTCCTTGCAACAGCGTCGTTAGCTAGCTCAGCAGCCATTTTCTTTGGAACTACGTTGGTTCCGGCTGGCACTTCTTCATAATGACCCTCGACAAACTCGTTATAACGACTGGTATAGAAATTGGTCAACCACCCAATCGCAGAAATGATCAGTGAAGCATATTTCTCTCTGTACATGTATCCTGTGTTGAGCAGTTTACAGGTCATTTTAATCAGTCTAATAAATGAAATAGCTCCTTGTAATACCGGTCTTTTAGCTACCTTAGACCAGTGGGGGTCGATTTGTGTTGACAGGGGGTCAAGCATGATGTTTTGGAATGAACTTAGAAGCGAGTTTTCAAGCTGGGGAAGATACGAGTTGGTCAAGAAATCGTCCAAAAGACGAGTGGATGATTTATTCAGCgcttgctgttgttttctGTCAGCATATGGATGGACTACCTTTGCCCTTTGAAGGAATACTACTGTTGGTTCTAACAGTGCCCGTACATTTAGCACATTTGGAGCAATCAGTAATGAATGGTTCAGGGTTTTGTCGGTAGGAGCATATGGCATAACGGCTTGTTTCAGACTTAGGTTGTTTCCAGTATCGTTAAGAACAAGGCCAGGAACGGTGTTTTctagtttctttttcaaaagatCATATTGCTCTTTGATCTCAAAATTATCAATATCCGAACTGGCAAACTTGAAAACTGATCGGGTTTTTTGTTGTGACTTGAAAATCGACATTTGTCTTTTGAaagttggtggtgctttAGGTGTATCCGGTCGAATGGTTCGTTTTGTTGTGATATATGCCTTCATTAGTTGAATGATCTCGGTTTCTATGCTGCTAACAACTGCAAAATAGTCATAACTGAGCAGTGCACTTTGGCCCTGTCCAGATAATCTGCTTGAAATAGCTGCCACAACTTCATACACAACACGGTGTCCTTGTAAAATAGCTATAAACTTCGAGTATAATGTCCATGCCAAATCTTTAAGAACAGCCAGACGGGCTTCAATTTGAGGGTTTTCCAGCTCAGAAAACAACTCAGCAGCCCCTCCAACCACGGTTCCAGAACCATCTTTGCTGGCTGCACTGAGTCTATTACTGGCACCTCCAGCACTGGAACCATTCACCACACTAGTTGCCCCAGAAGTTGTACTACTTCGACTTCTAGTAGCACCTACAAGAACCTGACCAGTTTGTAATGTACCTCCATTGGCCACAACCCTAGGGTCGTCGTCAAATCCCTCTGGTGTATCTTCCAAAATAAGACTCTTAGGAGCACCTTGGCGCACTTCAGACACCGTCTTATCAATGACTTTACTCAATTCTAATGGCAGTCGTTGATGTAGCAAATCAAATGCATTTGGCAGTTTATTCAAACGACCCAAAGTCTCCACAACCAACCGGATATAGTTGAAAGAACCTACCTCACTAATCTGGTTCTCTGCCGACAACTGTGTCGTCCTATCAAAATTACTGAGAAATTCATCCAATAAAGCCGATCCTGAAAATGACAACGACTCTTCACTCATATCAAACTTGACTTTATCTTCTATTAACTGCTCAATACTTGACACTTGATCTCCACCTTGAGAGTATGAGCTCCATCTGGTGTCACAATATGGTGATTTCAAATATAGATGATTTGACAGCTCTTCAATCAGAATGCTAAATAACGACGATTCCTGAGACGACAAGTATGCTTGTAATGGCTGTAAACCGCCAACTTTAGCCAgatcttcattatcaattgTCCTCAGTGCAGTTGATAGCGTGTCATGAGCAGACAGAAACTGTTTCTGTGCAATCTCAAGCTCGAGTCTATCCGGAACAGACCTCAATTCTTCGATCAGATCAAGAATCTTGATCATATGATCGTATTTCAACGAACTGGCTCGCAACTCTTTTAATATCGGTCTTCTCGTAGAAAGATCCTGTCTGGCCTTGAGAATCAGCTGTTTCGTCGAGTCGATGTTGTTCTGCGAATTGGTCACACTCTGTACAATCGTCCGGTACGAACCAATTGAGCTGTTGAAACCCTGATAATTAGCTATAATCCTGTTAGAACCCATCCCTCCAATTCATCTCAACCCCCTTCAATCCACTACACAATCTCCCTCTCAACAAAAACCTACCATCAACGTGACTCTTGAGCGCATTCTGCAATGCCTCTTTAACTGAGTCAAACTCGTCATGAAACCGGGCTTTACCAATGGAACTGGTATCCATCAGCGCCAATGCCGTCTCCAGAGTATTGGCATTCTCCTGAAGCAGCTCCCGAAAGTGAACGcccacctcctccagcaGACTGTCCATATTCGACTCCTTCCGAGCACTCCGGGGCTTGGCCATTGACAGCCGCCGCGAAATATTCGCGCCCTGACCAGTCCCTGCCGTCAAATAACTCGCGTCCATACTCAAACGACCCTGTCCCGGTGTATGTCTCTCCAACCACTCCACTTCACCAGGGTCTCTGGCATAACCGAAACCTGACGCCGCGCGAGCCGCTCGGACGGagttctgcctccggcggctggggctccgccccagaccctggttgctcctctcgcttcgctcgagtcgggcttgtGGGCCCCGGAGTTTACTAGTTGGGGTTAATGGAGGAATTCGAGTGGTTTATTGCTCGGTTTAAGGTACCAGAGCTCTTCTCACACTTCCTTATATCAGCTCACCACGAACATGTGCATCCCTATAAGAGGACACTCAGCCAGGAACCCCcgagcccgactcgagcgaagcgagaggagcaaccagggtctggggcggagccccagccgc
The Sugiyamaella lignohabitans strain CBS 10342 chromosome A, complete sequence genome window above contains:
- the SEC8 gene encoding Sec8p (Essential 121 kDa subunit of the exocyst complex; the exocyst mediates polarized targeting and tethering of post-Golgi secretory vesicles to active sites of exocytosis at the plasma membrane prior to SNARE-mediated fusion; involved in ER and Golgi inheritance in small buds; relocalizes away from bud neck upon DNA replication stress; GO_component: GO:0005935 - cellular bud neck [Evidence IDA] [PMID 12960429]; GO_component: GO:0005935 - cellular bud neck [Evidence IDA] [PMID 22842922]; GO_component: GO:0005935 - cellular bud neck [Evidence IDA] [PMID 9491896]; GO_component: GO:0005934 - cellular bud tip [Evidence IDA] [PMID 12960429]; GO_component: GO:0005934 - cellular bud tip [Evidence IDA] [PMID 17717527]; GO_component: GO:0005934 - cellular bud tip [Evidence IDA] [PMID 22842922]; GO_component: GO:0005934 - cellular bud tip [Evidence IDA] [PMID 7615633]; GO_component: GO:0005934 - cellular bud tip [Evidence IDA] [PMID 9491896]; GO_component: GO:0005737 - cytoplasm [Evidence IEA,IEA]; GO_component: GO:0005737 - cytoplasm [Evidence IDA] [PMID 22842922]; GO_component: GO:0000145 - exocyst [Evidence IEA]; GO_component: GO:0000145 - exocyst [Evidence IDA] [PMID 1512289]; GO_component: GO:0000145 - exocyst [Evidence IDA] [PMID 7615633]; GO_component: GO:0000145 - exocyst [Evidence IDA] [PMID 8978675]; GO_component: GO:0000131 - incipient cellular bud site [Evidence IDA] [PMID 9491896]; GO_component: GO:0043332 - mating projection tip [Evidence IDA] [PMID 19053807]; GO_component: GO:0016020 - membrane [Evidence IEA]; GO_component: GO:0005886 - plasma membrane [Evidence IEA,IEA]; GO_component: GO:0005628 - prospore membrane [Evidence IDA] [PMID 24390141]; GO_function: GO:0003674 - molecular_function [Evidence ND]; GO_process: GO:0048313 - Golgi inheritance [Evidence IMP] [PMID 15596717]; GO_process: GO:0006893 - Golgi to plasma membrane transport [Evidence IGI,IMP] [PMID 7026045]; GO_process: GO:0048309 - endoplasmic reticulum inheritance [Evidence IMP] [PMID 15596717]; GO_process: GO:0006887 - exocytosis [Evidence IEA]; GO_process: GO:0006887 - exocytosis [Evidence IMP] [PMID 6996832]; GO_process: GO:0015031 - protein transport [Evidence IEA,IEA]; GO_process: GO:0006810 - transport [Evidence IEA]; GO_process: GO:0006904 - vesicle docking involved in exocytosis [Evidence IEA]; GO_process: GO:0090522 - vesicle tethering involved in exocytosis [Evidence IC] [PMID 8978675]), with product MGSNRIIANYQGFNSSIGSYRTIVQSVTNSQNNIDSTKQLILKARQDLSTRRPILKELRASSLKYDHMIKILDLIEELRSVPDRLELEIAQKQFLSAHDTLSTALRTIDNEDLAKVGGLQPLQAYLSSQESSLFSILIEELSNHLYLKSPYCDTRWSSYSQGGDQVSSIEQLIEDKVKFDMSEESLSFSGSALLDEFLSNFDRTTQLSAENQISEVGSFNYIRLVVETLGRLNKLPNAFDLLHQRLPLELSKVIDKTVSEVRQGAPKSLILEDTPEGFDDDPRVVANGGTLQTGQVLVGATRSRSSTTSGATSVVNGSSAGGASNRLSAASKDGSGTVVGGAAELFSELENPQIEARLAVLKDLAWTLYSKFIAILQGHRVVYEVVAAISSRLSGQGQSALLSYDYFAVVSSIETEIIQLMKAYITTKRTIRPDTPKAPPTFKRQMSIFKSQQKTRSVFKFASSDIDNFEIKEQYDLLKKKLENTVPGLVLNDTGNNLSLKQAVMPYAPTDKTLNHSLLIAPNVLNVRALLEPTVVFLQRAKVVHPYADRKQQQALNKSSTRLLDDFLTNSYLPQLENSLLSSFQNIMLDPLSTQIDPHWSKVAKRPVLQGAISFIRLIKMTCKLLNTGYMYREKYASLIISAIGWLTNFYTSRYNEFVEGHYEEVPAGTNVVPKKMAAELANDAVARNLALTIMHSVPHTDESEQSIADEIGVFLRRRISQTSTDDRTRRRVMQNDLLEIESYRFLSVMTTSIRWIVLELEKMRKVTDVETDPENEDGDGLDSSATLQARIKKRWTLLEANHVGQSFSDDTEYLTLAGKSVQDFDNSISALGTLAETCVVTLRFDLRFRSVYFIDRTMVEGDYYLESDVEERDAFIGLLDTSIVSCDEAIGEALVRKDRDAVIRGLAKTLNALLIYGADSLRKINSNGVNKMYCNILVLQQMLKSVAVDPKDVDFSLAMEFYGHLNQSPGVLIERLRKNDTNIGSDEAKIICRLLHNDIIYKHEQASRREAASQAKRQMDAQIKEIHQIFWGSDRIAVKE